The following proteins are co-located in the Spinactinospora alkalitolerans genome:
- a CDS encoding KamA family radical SAM protein: MTHEAALSPSAGRRFRAYTAKHLDEFTARAGLAEDERLAARAVATVLPFRVNSYVVDELIDWAAAPDDPIYRLTFPQADMLPKEDVARIADLLRKDAPKKEINQAANEVRARLNPHPAGQMDLNVPKLGPEDPLEGVQHKYAETVLFFPKQGQTCHAYCTYCFRWAQFVGEPDLKFASSEIDHLVDYLHHHPEVTSVLLTGGDPMIMGGGVLARYIEPLLKVETLESIRIGTKSLAYWPQRFVTDPDADDTLRLFEKVVASGKNLAFMAHFSHPAEMAPDLVREAVRRVRDTGAVIRTQAPLIRTINDDPTVWESMWRTHVRHGMVPYYMFVERDTGPQDYFAVPLARAYDIFRDAYKNVSGLARTVRGPSMSATPGKVCVDGVTEVGGEKLFVLRFLQARDPELVAKPFFAKYDEKATWLFDLEPGLGATHFPYETPPPADASDLVEDPAVL, from the coding sequence TTGACGCACGAAGCGGCACTGTCCCCGTCCGCCGGACGTCGGTTCCGTGCCTACACGGCGAAACACCTGGACGAGTTCACGGCCCGTGCAGGGCTCGCCGAGGACGAACGCCTCGCGGCCCGCGCGGTGGCCACGGTGCTGCCGTTCCGGGTCAACAGCTACGTCGTCGACGAGCTGATCGACTGGGCCGCCGCTCCCGACGATCCGATCTACCGGTTGACCTTCCCCCAGGCGGACATGCTGCCGAAGGAGGACGTCGCCAGGATCGCCGATCTACTGCGCAAGGACGCGCCCAAGAAGGAGATCAACCAGGCGGCCAACGAGGTGCGGGCGCGCCTGAACCCGCACCCGGCCGGGCAGATGGATCTCAACGTCCCCAAGCTCGGCCCGGAGGACCCCCTCGAGGGCGTGCAGCACAAGTACGCCGAGACCGTCCTGTTCTTCCCCAAGCAGGGCCAGACCTGCCACGCCTACTGCACGTACTGCTTCCGCTGGGCCCAATTCGTCGGCGAGCCCGACCTGAAGTTCGCCTCCAGTGAGATCGACCACCTCGTCGACTACCTGCACCACCACCCCGAGGTCACCAGCGTGCTGCTGACCGGCGGCGACCCGATGATCATGGGCGGTGGCGTCCTCGCCCGCTACATCGAGCCGCTGCTCAAGGTCGAGACCCTGGAGTCGATCCGGATCGGCACCAAGTCGCTGGCCTACTGGCCGCAGCGCTTCGTCACCGACCCCGACGCCGACGACACGCTGCGGCTGTTCGAGAAGGTCGTCGCCTCGGGCAAGAACCTCGCGTTCATGGCGCACTTCTCGCACCCCGCCGAGATGGCGCCGGACCTGGTACGGGAGGCCGTCCGGCGGGTCCGCGACACCGGCGCGGTCATCCGCACCCAGGCGCCGCTGATCCGCACGATCAACGACGATCCGACGGTCTGGGAGAGCATGTGGCGCACGCACGTCCGCCACGGCATGGTCCCGTACTACATGTTCGTCGAGCGCGACACCGGCCCGCAGGACTACTTCGCCGTGCCGCTGGCCCGCGCCTACGACATCTTCCGCGACGCCTACAAGAACGTCTCGGGCCTGGCCCGCACCGTACGCGGCCCGTCCATGTCGGCCACGCCCGGCAAGGTCTGCGTCGACGGCGTGACCGAGGTCGGGGGCGAGAAGCTGTTCGTCCTGCGCTTCCTGCAGGCCCGCGACCCCGAACTGGTCGCCAAGCCCTTCTTCGCCAAGTACGACGAGAAGGCCACCTGGCTGTTCGACCTCGAACCGGGGCTGGGCGCCACCCACTTCCCCTACGAGACGCCGCCCCCGGCCGACGCCTCGGACCTGGTGGAGGACCCCGCCGTCCTTTAG
- a CDS encoding ROK family glucokinase codes for MAFSKGVGLYQRGLTIGIDIGGTKVAAGVVTPAGRVLARLRTETPDRSKSPKVVEDTIAGVVEELRRDHPVNAVGVGAAGFVDEQRATVLFAPHLAWRNEPLRDALRDRLGLPVVVENDANASAWAEVCVGAGRDAADVVVVNLGTGIGGAVVVDGMLHRGRHGLVGEFGHMTIVPGGHRCECGNRGCWEQYASGNAVTRDARELAAADSPVARRLIQAVDGDPAQITGPLVSGLAREGDRASIELLEDAGTWLGIGLANLAAAFDPELFIIGGGVSEAGDLLLGPARTAFRRNLTGRGYRPEARVVPAALGNEAGLIGAADLARDTLPRWRQGRRQTRLNRPSTRRGARGFRRRLAP; via the coding sequence ATGGCATTTTCCAAAGGTGTTGGGCTGTACCAGCGCGGACTCACCATCGGCATCGACATCGGCGGGACCAAGGTGGCCGCCGGGGTGGTCACCCCGGCGGGCCGGGTGCTGGCCCGGCTGCGGACCGAGACGCCCGACAGGAGCAAGAGCCCGAAGGTCGTCGAGGACACCATCGCCGGGGTCGTCGAGGAGCTGCGGCGCGACCATCCGGTCAACGCCGTCGGCGTGGGCGCGGCCGGGTTCGTCGACGAGCAGCGGGCCACCGTGCTGTTCGCGCCGCACCTCGCCTGGCGCAACGAGCCGCTGCGCGACGCGCTGCGGGACCGGCTGGGGCTGCCCGTCGTGGTGGAGAACGACGCCAACGCCTCGGCGTGGGCCGAGGTGTGCGTGGGCGCCGGCCGGGACGCCGCCGACGTGGTCGTGGTCAACCTCGGCACCGGCATCGGCGGTGCCGTGGTCGTCGACGGGATGCTGCACCGGGGCCGCCACGGCCTCGTCGGGGAGTTCGGGCACATGACGATCGTGCCGGGCGGCCACCGCTGCGAGTGCGGCAACCGCGGGTGCTGGGAGCAGTACGCCAGCGGCAACGCGGTGACCCGCGACGCGCGCGAGCTGGCTGCGGCCGACTCGCCGGTGGCGCGCAGGCTGATCCAGGCGGTGGACGGCGATCCGGCGCAGATCACCGGCCCGCTGGTCAGCGGCCTGGCTCGCGAGGGCGACCGGGCCAGTATCGAGCTGCTGGAGGACGCCGGCACCTGGCTCGGCATCGGCCTGGCCAACCTCGCGGCGGCCTTCGACCCGGAGCTGTTCATCATCGGCGGCGGCGTCTCCGAAGCCGGCGACCTGCTGCTCGGCCCGGCGCGCACGGCGTTCCGGCGCAACCTCACCGGCCGCGGCTACCGGCCGGAGGCCCGGGTCGTGCCCGCGGCGCTCGGCAACGAGGCCGGCCTGATCGGCGCCGCCGACCTGGCGCGCGACACCCTGCCCCGGTGGCGCCAGGGCCGCCGCCAGACCAGGCTCAACCGCCCGTCCACCCGCCGCGGCGCCAGAGGGTTCCGAAGGAGGCTCGCCCCCTGA
- a CDS encoding Gfo/Idh/MocA family protein, with the protein MRIGLIGTGRIGASHAAAVAARPEVTELVLADADADRVRSVAAGLGAAVASADELTAPGAVDGLVVTAATTAHPGLITAGVRAGIPVFCEKPVAPDVAGTVEVLAEVERSGVPVHIGFQRRFDAGYARARAALLDGELGELHRVHVITADPEPPHPSYIPASGGIFRDCHVHDFDVLRWVTGREVVEVHALGSNRGAAFFAEAGDVDNSAAVLRLDDGTLVTLQGSRYNGAGYDVRMELAGSLGTIAVGLDEHAPLTSAETGVDFPAGAAWPNFWARFTPAYHAEIVAFLDMVKGSGESPCTVADALEAVLIAEAADRSMREGRPVRPADLRPGR; encoded by the coding sequence ATGCGGATCGGTCTCATCGGTACCGGGCGGATCGGCGCCTCGCACGCCGCCGCCGTGGCGGCCCGGCCCGAGGTCACGGAACTGGTGCTGGCCGACGCCGACGCCGACCGCGTCCGCTCGGTGGCTGCCGGCCTCGGGGCCGCCGTCGCGTCCGCCGATGAGCTGACCGCCCCCGGCGCGGTGGACGGCCTGGTCGTCACCGCGGCGACCACCGCGCACCCCGGTCTCATCACCGCCGGTGTACGCGCCGGCATCCCGGTCTTCTGCGAGAAGCCGGTGGCGCCCGACGTCGCCGGAACGGTCGAGGTCCTCGCCGAGGTCGAGCGCTCGGGGGTGCCGGTGCACATCGGCTTCCAGCGCCGCTTCGACGCCGGATACGCCCGCGCCCGCGCGGCCCTGCTGGACGGCGAGCTCGGCGAGCTGCACCGCGTGCACGTGATCACGGCCGACCCCGAACCGCCGCACCCGTCCTACATCCCCGCCTCCGGCGGCATCTTCCGCGACTGCCACGTGCACGACTTCGACGTCCTGCGCTGGGTCACCGGCCGCGAGGTCGTGGAGGTCCACGCGCTGGGCAGCAACCGGGGCGCGGCGTTCTTCGCCGAGGCCGGCGACGTGGACAACTCCGCGGCCGTGCTGCGCCTCGACGACGGCACGCTGGTCACCCTGCAGGGGTCGCGCTACAACGGCGCGGGCTACGACGTGCGCATGGAGCTCGCAGGCTCCCTGGGCACCATCGCGGTGGGCCTGGACGAGCACGCGCCGCTCACCTCGGCCGAGACCGGCGTCGACTTCCCCGCGGGCGCCGCGTGGCCGAACTTCTGGGCGCGGTTCACCCCCGCCTACCACGCGGAGATCGTCGCCTTCCTCGACATGGTCAAGGGCTCCGGCGAGAGCCCCTGCACCGTCGCCGACGCGCTGGAGGCCGTGCTGATCGCCGAGGCCGCCGACCGCTCCATGCGCGAGGGGCGACCGGTGCGCCCGGCCGACCTCCGGCCGGGCCGATGA
- the iolC gene encoding 5-dehydro-2-deoxygluconokinase, producing MKVRTGERPPRSDDRFEVVTMGRVGVDIYPEQVGVGLDEVRSFGKFLGGSPTNVAVAAARFGRRSAVVTRTGEDPFGRFVHAALTGYGVDDRFVSGVAGLPTPVTFCEILPPDDFPLYFYRLPKAPDLEIHLEELDLDAIRAADVFWVTGTGLCQEPSRTATLEALRARAKGGITVLDLDYRPMFWDSREQARAWVRRALPHVTVAVGNLDECETAVGVSEPRAAAGALRDQGVDLAVVKQGPKGVLAVDGSGEVEVPPVPVEVVNGLGAGDAFGGALCHGLLSGWDTERTMRFANAAGAIVASRLSCSDAMPTGDEVEARLSGVSDAG from the coding sequence GTGAAGGTGCGAACCGGCGAGCGCCCGCCGCGCTCCGATGACCGCTTCGAGGTCGTCACCATGGGCCGCGTGGGCGTCGACATCTACCCGGAGCAGGTCGGCGTCGGTCTGGACGAGGTGCGGTCGTTCGGCAAGTTCCTCGGCGGCAGCCCGACCAACGTCGCGGTCGCCGCCGCCCGCTTCGGCCGCCGTTCGGCCGTCGTCACCCGCACCGGCGAGGATCCGTTCGGCCGGTTCGTGCACGCGGCGCTGACCGGCTACGGCGTGGACGACCGGTTCGTCTCCGGCGTGGCCGGACTGCCGACCCCGGTGACGTTCTGCGAGATCCTCCCACCCGACGACTTCCCGCTGTACTTCTACCGGCTGCCCAAGGCCCCCGACCTGGAGATCCACCTCGAAGAGCTCGACCTCGACGCGATCAGGGCCGCCGACGTCTTCTGGGTCACCGGCACCGGCCTGTGCCAGGAGCCGAGCCGCACCGCGACCCTTGAGGCGCTGCGGGCCAGGGCCAAGGGCGGCATCACCGTCCTTGACCTGGACTACCGCCCGATGTTCTGGGACTCCCGCGAGCAGGCCCGCGCGTGGGTGCGGCGGGCGCTGCCGCACGTGACCGTCGCGGTGGGCAACCTGGACGAGTGCGAGACCGCCGTCGGCGTCTCCGAGCCGAGGGCCGCCGCCGGCGCCCTGCGCGACCAGGGCGTCGACCTGGCGGTCGTCAAGCAGGGCCCCAAGGGGGTGCTCGCCGTGGACGGCTCCGGCGAGGTCGAGGTCCCGCCGGTGCCGGTCGAGGTGGTCAACGGCCTCGGGGCCGGCGACGCCTTCGGCGGCGCGCTCTGCCACGGCCTGCTGTCCGGCTGGGATACCGAGCGGACCATGCGCTTCGCCAACGCCGCCGGCGCGATCGTCGCCTCCCGGCTGTCCTGCTCCGACGCCATGCCCACCGGCGACGAGGTCGAGGCCAGGCTGAGCGGGGTGAGCGATGCCGGTTGA
- a CDS encoding Cgl0159 family (beta/alpha)8-fold protein, producing MPVERLREIVDIRVHNPGAIAEAAAGRVRAASPVGENGRAMIIAADHPARGALRSGGRPMAMADRADLLDRLCTALSRPGVTGVLATADILEDLLLLGALDGKTVFGSMNRGGLAGASFEMDDRFTAYDAAAIAAMGFGGGKMLLRIDYDDDRTAPTLGACAAAVNELNAARLIAMVEPFVSHRIDGAIKNDLSPDAMTRAIAIASGLGGASAYTWLKVPVVEEMERVMAASTLPALLLGGEVPADPEAAFANWGRALKLPTVKGLVVGRSLLYPEDDDVVSAVDTAAGLL from the coding sequence ATGCCGGTTGAGCGGCTGCGCGAGATCGTCGACATCCGCGTGCACAACCCGGGCGCCATCGCCGAGGCCGCCGCCGGGAGGGTCCGGGCCGCCTCGCCGGTCGGCGAGAACGGCAGGGCGATGATCATCGCCGCCGACCATCCGGCGCGCGGGGCGCTGCGGTCGGGCGGCCGCCCGATGGCCATGGCCGACCGCGCCGATCTGCTCGACCGCCTGTGCACCGCGCTGTCGCGCCCCGGCGTCACCGGTGTCCTCGCCACCGCCGACATCCTTGAAGACCTGCTGCTGCTCGGCGCCCTCGACGGCAAGACCGTCTTCGGCTCGATGAACCGCGGCGGGCTGGCCGGCGCCTCCTTCGAGATGGACGACCGCTTCACCGCCTACGACGCCGCCGCCATCGCCGCGATGGGCTTCGGCGGGGGCAAGATGCTGCTGCGCATCGACTACGACGACGACCGGACCGCGCCGACCCTCGGCGCCTGCGCCGCGGCCGTCAACGAGCTCAACGCCGCCAGGCTCATCGCCATGGTCGAGCCGTTCGTCTCGCACCGCATCGACGGTGCGATCAAGAACGACCTGTCCCCCGACGCCATGACCAGGGCGATCGCCATCGCCTCCGGCCTGGGCGGCGCATCGGCCTACACCTGGCTGAAGGTGCCGGTGGTGGAGGAGATGGAGCGGGTGATGGCCGCGTCCACGCTGCCGGCCCTGCTGCTCGGCGGCGAGGTCCCCGCCGACCCCGAGGCCGCGTTCGCCAACTGGGGCAGGGCCCTGAAGCTGCCGACGGTGAAGGGCCTGGTCGTCGGCAGATCCCTGCTCTACCCCGAGGACGACGACGTCGTCTCGGCCGTCGACACGGCCGCGGGCCTGCTGTGA
- the iolD gene encoding 3D-(3,5/4)-trihydroxycyclohexane-1,2-dione acylhydrolase (decyclizing), whose product MSPATVRLTTAQALVRFLAAQYTERDGVERRLIAGAWGIFGHGNVAGVGQALLQAARTGDADLPYHLARNEQGMVHASVGFARMRDRLQTFACTASIGPGSTNMVTGAALATVNRIPVLLLPSDVFATRAPDPVLQQLEDGRSQDVSVNDAFRPVSRYWDRIDRPEQLVPAALAAMRVLTDPVETGAVTLCLPQDVQAEAHDWPVEFFRRRVWHVGRPVPEPAALERAVEALRGARAPLIVAGGGVVYSGATGALRAFAEATGVAVAETQAGKGALPWDHPCAVGGIGSTGTSAANELARGADVVLGIGTRYSDFTTASHTVFADPGVRFVNLNVARLDAVKHAAVPLVADARTGLEALGAALAGWEVEPVHRARIGELVAEWTRIADACRTVEHGPPPAQTAVLGALNDLVGERDVVINAAGSMPGDLQKLWRSTDPKAYHVEYGYSCMGYEVAAGVGVKMAVPDREVFVLVGDGSYLMMAQEIVTMVAEGLKVVIVVVQNHGFASIGSLSESLGSQRFGTRYRYRDPGSGDFDGDVLPVDLAANAASLGAQVIRADGVAEFRAAVEKAKAATRTTVVHVETDPHAPGPPSHAWWDVPVSEVSELDGTRAARTAYADSKRSQRHYL is encoded by the coding sequence GTGAGTCCAGCGACCGTCCGCCTGACCACCGCACAGGCGCTGGTGCGCTTCCTGGCCGCCCAGTACACCGAGCGCGACGGCGTCGAGCGGCGGCTGATCGCCGGCGCCTGGGGCATCTTCGGCCACGGCAACGTGGCGGGCGTCGGCCAGGCCCTGCTCCAGGCCGCCCGCACCGGTGATGCCGACCTGCCCTACCACCTCGCCCGCAACGAGCAGGGCATGGTGCACGCCTCGGTCGGGTTCGCGCGGATGCGCGACCGGCTGCAGACCTTCGCCTGCACCGCCTCGATCGGGCCGGGGTCGACCAACATGGTCACCGGCGCGGCGCTGGCCACCGTCAACCGGATCCCGGTGCTGCTGCTGCCCAGCGACGTCTTCGCCACCCGGGCGCCCGACCCGGTGCTGCAGCAGTTGGAGGACGGCCGCAGCCAGGACGTCTCGGTCAACGACGCGTTCCGCCCGGTGTCGAGGTACTGGGACCGGATCGACCGCCCCGAGCAGTTGGTCCCTGCGGCCCTGGCCGCGATGCGGGTGCTCACCGATCCGGTCGAGACCGGCGCGGTGACGCTGTGCCTGCCGCAGGACGTGCAGGCGGAGGCGCACGACTGGCCGGTGGAGTTCTTCCGCCGCAGGGTGTGGCACGTGGGCCGCCCGGTGCCGGAGCCGGCCGCTCTGGAGCGCGCCGTCGAGGCGCTGCGCGGCGCGAGGGCGCCGCTGATCGTCGCCGGCGGCGGCGTCGTCTACTCCGGCGCCACCGGGGCACTGCGCGCGTTCGCCGAGGCCACGGGCGTTGCGGTGGCCGAGACCCAGGCGGGCAAGGGCGCGCTGCCCTGGGACCACCCGTGCGCGGTCGGCGGGATCGGCTCCACCGGCACGTCGGCGGCCAACGAGCTGGCCCGCGGCGCCGACGTGGTCCTGGGCATCGGCACCCGCTACAGCGACTTCACCACCGCCAGCCACACCGTCTTCGCCGATCCCGGCGTCCGGTTCGTCAACCTCAACGTGGCGCGGCTGGACGCGGTCAAGCACGCGGCCGTCCCGCTGGTCGCCGACGCCCGCACCGGACTGGAGGCGCTCGGGGCCGCGCTGGCCGGCTGGGAGGTGGAGCCGGTCCACCGGGCCCGCATCGGTGAGCTGGTGGCCGAGTGGACCCGGATCGCCGATGCCTGCCGCACCGTCGAGCACGGGCCGCCGCCCGCGCAGACCGCCGTGCTCGGCGCCCTCAACGACCTCGTCGGCGAGCGCGACGTGGTGATCAACGCGGCCGGCAGCATGCCCGGCGACCTGCAGAAGCTGTGGCGCTCGACCGACCCGAAGGCCTACCACGTCGAGTACGGCTACTCCTGCATGGGCTACGAGGTGGCCGCGGGGGTCGGGGTGAAGATGGCCGTCCCGGACCGCGAGGTGTTCGTCCTGGTCGGCGACGGCTCCTACCTGATGATGGCCCAGGAGATCGTCACCATGGTCGCCGAGGGGCTCAAGGTCGTCATCGTCGTGGTGCAGAACCACGGGTTCGCCTCGATCGGCTCGCTGTCGGAGTCCCTCGGCTCCCAGCGGTTCGGCACCCGCTACCGCTACCGCGACCCCGGCAGCGGCGACTTCGACGGCGACGTGCTGCCCGTGGACCTGGCCGCCAACGCCGCCAGCCTCGGCGCCCAGGTGATCAGGGCCGACGGCGTGGCGGAGTTCCGCGCCGCCGTCGAGAAGGCCAAGGCGGCCACCCGCACCACCGTGGTGCACGTCGAGACCGACCCGCACGCGCCCGGCCCGCCGTCGCACGCCTGGTGGGACGTTCCGGTGAGCGAGGTGTCGGAGCTGGACGGCACCAGGGCCGCCCGCACGGCCTACGCCGATTCCAAGCGATCCCAGCGCCACTACCTGTGA
- a CDS encoding TIM barrel protein — protein MTTTPAVPTPATDKLVLGSAPDSWGVWFPDDEHQLPWNRFLDELVEAGYSWLELGPYGYLPTDPARLADEVGRRGLKVSGGTVFGALHRAHEWERTLAITRRVAELTAAVGAHHLVFIPPLFRDEKTGEYLEPPRLDAEGLATLNSAADELGKILLNDYDVRLCLHPHADSHVQTQPEIERLLDGTDPDHVSLCLDTGHVAYGGGDAVGLIHRYAERVDYVHIKQMDPDVLGAVAEENLSFGEAVKRGVCVEPPAGVPDPASVIDALNEVDARLFVVVEQDLYPCEPDVPLPIAVRTRRYLSGCGLGARHQQG, from the coding sequence ATGACCACCACCCCCGCGGTCCCCACACCGGCGACGGACAAGCTGGTCCTGGGCTCGGCGCCCGACTCGTGGGGCGTCTGGTTCCCCGACGACGAGCACCAGCTCCCGTGGAACCGGTTCCTCGACGAACTGGTGGAGGCCGGGTACTCCTGGCTGGAGCTGGGCCCCTACGGCTACCTGCCCACCGACCCCGCGCGGTTGGCCGACGAGGTGGGCCGGCGCGGCCTGAAGGTCTCCGGCGGCACCGTGTTCGGCGCGCTGCACCGCGCGCACGAGTGGGAGCGGACACTGGCCATCACGCGCAGAGTCGCCGAGCTGACCGCCGCCGTGGGGGCGCACCACCTGGTGTTCATCCCGCCGCTGTTCCGCGACGAGAAGACCGGCGAGTACCTGGAACCGCCGCGGCTGGACGCCGAGGGCCTGGCCACGCTCAACAGCGCGGCCGACGAGCTCGGCAAGATCCTGCTCAACGACTACGACGTCCGGCTCTGCCTGCACCCGCACGCCGACAGCCACGTCCAGACCCAGCCGGAGATCGAGCGGCTCCTCGACGGCACCGACCCCGACCACGTCTCGCTGTGCCTGGACACCGGGCACGTCGCCTACGGGGGCGGCGACGCCGTCGGCCTGATCCACCGTTACGCCGAGCGCGTCGACTACGTCCACATCAAGCAGATGGACCCCGACGTGCTCGGGGCCGTCGCCGAGGAGAACCTCTCCTTCGGCGAGGCGGTCAAGCGCGGCGTGTGCGTCGAGCCGCCCGCGGGCGTGCCCGACCCCGCCTCGGTGATCGACGCGCTGAACGAGGTCGACGCGCGGCTGTTCGTGGTCGTCGAGCAGGACCTCTACCCGTGCGAGCCCGACGTCCCGCTGCCGATCGCGGTCCGCACCCGCAGGTATCTCAGCGGCTGCGGCCTGGGCGCCCGCCACCAACAGGGGTGA
- a CDS encoding substrate-binding domain-containing protein produces the protein MIRNRRISIPFALTASAVLALTACSSEGGRQEQEAGGGGAADTPRLTIAMVTHAAPGDTFWDLVRSGAEAAAAKDNVELVYSSDPEAGNQANLVQNAVDQDVDGIAVTLAKPDALESVVGRAADAGIPVVGLNAGIDHWEDMGLLEYFGTDEHLAGTAFGERLNEVDAQKALCVIHEQGHVALETRCSSLAEEFDGESETLYVDGQNMPDVRSSITSKLQEDSEIDYVATLGAPFAMTAIDSVAEAGSEAAVATFDTNEELVGAIQSGDVEWAVDQQPYLQGYLAVDGLWLYSTNGNVSGGGTEPVLTGPSFVDQDNIDDVAAYAEKGTR, from the coding sequence ATGATCCGCAACCGCAGAATCTCCATCCCGTTCGCGCTCACGGCGAGCGCGGTCCTGGCGCTCACCGCGTGCAGCTCCGAAGGCGGCCGCCAGGAGCAGGAGGCCGGGGGCGGCGGGGCGGCCGACACCCCGCGCCTGACCATCGCGATGGTCACCCACGCCGCGCCCGGCGACACTTTCTGGGACCTGGTGCGCAGCGGCGCCGAGGCCGCGGCGGCCAAGGACAACGTCGAGCTGGTCTACTCCTCCGACCCCGAGGCGGGCAACCAGGCCAACCTGGTGCAGAACGCCGTCGACCAGGACGTCGACGGCATCGCCGTCACCCTGGCCAAGCCCGACGCGCTGGAGTCGGTGGTCGGCAGGGCCGCCGATGCCGGCATCCCGGTGGTCGGCCTCAACGCCGGCATCGACCACTGGGAGGACATGGGCCTGCTGGAGTACTTCGGCACCGACGAGCACCTCGCGGGGACCGCCTTCGGCGAGCGGCTGAACGAGGTCGACGCGCAGAAGGCGCTGTGCGTGATCCATGAGCAGGGCCACGTCGCGCTGGAGACCCGGTGCTCCTCGCTGGCCGAGGAGTTCGACGGCGAGTCGGAGACGCTCTACGTCGACGGCCAGAACATGCCGGACGTGCGGTCGAGCATCACCTCCAAGCTGCAGGAGGACTCCGAGATCGACTACGTCGCCACGCTGGGCGCCCCGTTCGCGATGACCGCGATCGACTCGGTCGCCGAGGCCGGCAGCGAGGCCGCCGTGGCCACCTTCGACACCAACGAGGAGCTGGTCGGCGCCATCCAGAGCGGCGACGTCGAGTGGGCCGTCGACCAGCAGCCCTACCTGCAGGGCTACCTGGCCGTGGACGGCCTGTGGCTGTACAGCACCAACGGCAACGTCTCCGGCGGCGGCACCGAACCCGTGCTGACCGGCCCCAGCTTCGTCGACCAGGACAACATCGACGACGTCGCGGCCTACGCGGAGAAGGGAACCCGGTGA